In the genome of Carnobacterium viridans, one region contains:
- a CDS encoding PolC-type DNA polymerase III → MSLNQEELFQKLLEQIGLHHEDRYKIHFSQAKVLKVTVHKLSKCWNFHLQFQDILPFEIYQNLSEKMQLAFNPIASVQLTIETLQPKLTIEKLEHYWSSAVKLSAVSSPICDKPFREQFPLLNGKKIQFYVENEVVKGHLMNQYLPPVEEAYVSLGFPRFKIEPVIDEESHLKKIAEFQAKKEESETLLAIRANENIQKAEQEKKHNKNQVQAQKGPIVLGRKITAKEEVKQMDQIVEEERRVTIEGYVFDVEVRILRSERQLLILKMTDYTSSFSVKKFSNSPEDEAAFAAVKKGMWIRVRGSVQEDNFMRDLVLNAQDITEWDHETRKDTAPEDNKRVELHLHSNMSQMDATNTVSDLVDQAAKWGHKAVALTDHFGAQSFPDAFHAGQKNGIKILYGIEANIVDDGVPIAYNPEHIELSEAIYVVFDVETTGLSAVYNSIIELSAVKMHKGNIIESFEQFIDPGHPLSQTTINLTGITDEMVHGSKSEEEVLTLFKEFAGDHILVAHNASFDMGFLNTSNAKHNIPDATNPVIDTLELSRFLHPQYKSHRLNTLAKKYGINLEQHHRAIFDSETTGQLCWLFLKEAREEHEMFYHDQLNEHIGEGDAYKRARPFHATIIATSQVGLKNLFKLISSSMVNYFFRTARLPRSELNKLREGLIIGTACSQGEVFEAMMQKGYDEAKNKAKFYDYIEVMPKEVYAPLIEQELVTNESDLEEIIRNLVKIGGELDIPVVATGNVHYLNPEDSIYRKILINSQGGANALNRAELPEVHFRTTTEMLETFSFLGKETAQQIVVENTNKIADMVDDDITPIKTDLYTPKIEGSEDEIRQLSYDEAHRLYGNPLPEIIEKRIEKELNSIIGNGFSVIYLISQKLVHKSMSDGYLVGSRGSVGSSFVATMTGITEVNPMPPHYTCPSCQFSEFFTDGSVGSGYDLPDKNCPKCEARLHKDGHDIPFETFLGFYGDKVPDIDLNFSGDYQAKAHNYTKELFGEDYVFRAGTIGTVADRTAFGYVKGYERDNNLTLRAAEIDRLAKGSTGVKRTTGQHPGGIIVIPDYMDVYDFTPIQFPADAQDSEWKTTHFDFHSIHDNVLKLDILGHDDPTVIRMLQDLSGIDPKTIPTDDPEVMKIFGGTEVLGVTPEQIQSKTGTLGIPEFGTRFVRGMLEETMPTTFAELLQISGLSHGTDVWLGNAEELIRMNNIPLSEVIGCRDDIMVYLIHNGLEDGIAFKIMESVRKGKGIPDDWQKAMRDQKIPEWYIESCLKIKYMFPKAHAAAYVLMALRVAYYKVHFPILYYAAYFSVRADDFDLVAMAKGKESLKLKMKEITDKGLDASTKEKNTLTVLELCNEMVERGFEFKMVDLEKSDPTNFVIEGNSLIAPFRAVPSLGANVAKQIKEARNDKPFLSKEDLAKRGKVSKTVIEFLNENGVLKGLPDENQLSLFDLF, encoded by the coding sequence ATGAGTTTAAATCAAGAAGAATTATTTCAAAAATTACTAGAACAAATCGGTTTACATCATGAAGACCGTTACAAGATTCATTTTTCTCAAGCAAAAGTTTTAAAGGTAACGGTTCATAAATTATCCAAATGTTGGAACTTCCATTTGCAATTTCAAGATATTTTGCCGTTTGAAATTTATCAAAATCTGTCTGAAAAAATGCAGTTGGCTTTTAATCCAATAGCCAGTGTACAACTGACGATTGAAACGCTTCAACCAAAATTGACCATTGAAAAACTTGAACATTACTGGTCATCTGCAGTGAAATTAAGTGCAGTTTCTTCACCAATCTGTGATAAACCTTTTAGAGAACAATTTCCACTTTTGAATGGAAAAAAGATTCAATTTTATGTTGAAAATGAAGTTGTTAAAGGGCATTTAATGAATCAGTATTTGCCGCCAGTTGAAGAAGCATATGTTTCTTTAGGTTTTCCAAGATTTAAAATCGAACCGGTTATTGACGAGGAATCTCATCTGAAGAAAATAGCTGAATTCCAGGCGAAAAAAGAAGAATCGGAAACGTTGTTGGCTATTCGAGCCAATGAGAATATACAAAAAGCCGAACAAGAAAAGAAACACAATAAAAATCAAGTTCAAGCTCAAAAAGGTCCAATCGTTTTAGGCCGGAAAATTACGGCTAAAGAAGAAGTTAAACAGATGGATCAAATTGTTGAAGAAGAGCGTCGTGTTACAATTGAAGGATATGTTTTTGATGTTGAAGTACGGATATTACGATCTGAAAGACAATTACTTATACTAAAAATGACGGATTATACGTCTTCTTTTTCAGTAAAAAAATTCTCTAACTCTCCTGAAGATGAAGCAGCTTTTGCGGCTGTGAAAAAAGGAATGTGGATCCGAGTAAGAGGTAGTGTCCAAGAAGACAACTTTATGCGGGATCTTGTGTTGAATGCTCAAGATATTACGGAATGGGATCATGAGACGCGTAAAGATACTGCTCCTGAGGACAATAAACGTGTTGAATTGCATTTGCACAGCAATATGAGTCAAATGGATGCAACGAATACAGTTAGCGATCTAGTGGATCAAGCAGCTAAATGGGGACATAAAGCTGTTGCGCTAACAGATCATTTTGGCGCACAATCTTTTCCAGATGCTTTTCATGCGGGTCAAAAAAATGGCATTAAAATTCTTTATGGGATTGAAGCGAATATTGTGGATGATGGTGTACCGATTGCTTATAATCCTGAACATATTGAGTTATCTGAAGCGATTTATGTCGTCTTTGACGTGGAGACAACCGGGCTTTCGGCCGTGTACAATAGTATTATCGAGTTATCAGCCGTCAAAATGCACAAAGGCAATATTATTGAGTCTTTTGAACAATTTATTGATCCCGGTCATCCTTTGTCACAGACAACGATTAATTTAACAGGTATTACGGATGAAATGGTTCATGGCTCAAAGTCTGAGGAAGAAGTCTTAACGTTATTTAAAGAATTTGCGGGCGATCATATACTCGTTGCTCATAATGCTAGTTTTGATATGGGCTTTTTAAACACAAGTAACGCTAAACACAATATCCCAGATGCTACAAATCCTGTAATTGATACACTTGAATTGTCTCGTTTTTTACATCCACAATATAAGAGTCATCGGTTAAACACGTTAGCTAAAAAGTACGGAATTAATTTAGAACAACATCACCGTGCTATTTTTGACTCTGAAACGACTGGACAATTGTGTTGGCTTTTTCTAAAAGAGGCTAGAGAAGAACATGAGATGTTTTATCATGATCAATTAAACGAACACATTGGTGAAGGCGATGCTTATAAACGGGCTCGACCATTTCATGCAACCATTATCGCAACTTCTCAAGTCGGGTTAAAAAATCTCTTTAAATTGATTTCTTCATCTATGGTCAATTATTTTTTCCGGACGGCACGTTTGCCACGTTCTGAACTGAATAAGCTTAGAGAAGGATTGATTATTGGTACGGCTTGCAGTCAAGGAGAAGTTTTTGAAGCTATGATGCAAAAAGGATACGATGAAGCAAAAAATAAAGCAAAATTTTATGATTACATTGAAGTTATGCCTAAAGAAGTTTATGCTCCTTTAATCGAACAAGAGTTGGTTACAAATGAATCAGATTTAGAAGAAATTATTCGCAATCTTGTTAAAATAGGTGGAGAGCTAGATATTCCAGTAGTTGCAACTGGAAATGTACATTATTTAAACCCGGAAGACAGTATTTATCGTAAAATTTTAATCAATTCTCAAGGTGGAGCGAATGCATTGAATCGGGCAGAATTGCCAGAAGTTCATTTTAGAACAACAACGGAAATGTTAGAAACTTTTTCGTTTTTAGGAAAAGAAACCGCGCAACAAATTGTTGTTGAAAATACGAATAAGATTGCTGATATGGTGGATGATGATATTACACCGATCAAAACGGATTTATACACGCCAAAAATTGAAGGTTCAGAAGATGAAATACGTCAATTGAGTTATGATGAAGCGCATCGATTATATGGCAATCCTTTACCAGAAATCATTGAAAAGAGGATTGAAAAAGAACTGAATAGTATTATAGGAAATGGGTTCTCGGTTATCTATTTGATTTCACAAAAATTGGTTCACAAGAGTATGTCAGATGGTTATCTAGTTGGTTCAAGAGGTTCAGTTGGTTCTAGTTTTGTTGCAACAATGACCGGGATTACAGAAGTTAACCCAATGCCGCCACATTATACTTGCCCTAGTTGTCAGTTTTCTGAATTCTTTACAGATGGCTCTGTTGGTTCGGGATATGATCTACCAGATAAAAATTGTCCGAAATGTGAAGCACGTCTGCACAAAGATGGACACGATATTCCATTCGAAACATTCCTTGGTTTTTATGGAGACAAAGTACCAGATATTGACTTGAACTTCTCGGGCGATTATCAAGCAAAAGCGCATAATTACACAAAAGAACTCTTTGGTGAAGACTATGTGTTTCGTGCTGGAACGATTGGTACTGTTGCAGACAGAACAGCGTTTGGTTATGTAAAAGGATACGAACGGGACAACAATTTAACCTTACGTGCCGCAGAAATTGATCGATTGGCAAAAGGGTCAACTGGAGTCAAACGGACAACCGGACAACATCCAGGCGGAATTATTGTTATACCTGACTATATGGATGTCTATGATTTTACTCCTATTCAATTTCCAGCAGATGCTCAAGATTCAGAATGGAAAACAACACATTTTGATTTCCATTCTATCCATGACAATGTGTTAAAACTAGATATCTTAGGTCATGATGATCCAACCGTTATTAGAATGTTGCAAGATTTATCTGGGATTGATCCTAAAACCATTCCGACTGATGATCCAGAAGTTATGAAGATTTTTGGTGGGACTGAAGTTCTTGGCGTAACACCAGAACAAATTCAATCAAAAACAGGTACATTAGGGATACCAGAATTTGGTACACGTTTTGTAAGAGGGATGCTAGAAGAAACCATGCCAACAACTTTTGCTGAGTTGCTGCAAATATCTGGATTATCTCATGGGACAGATGTATGGTTAGGAAATGCAGAAGAATTGATTCGTATGAATAATATTCCTTTGTCAGAAGTAATTGGTTGTCGTGATGATATCATGGTTTATCTTATTCATAATGGTTTAGAAGATGGGATAGCTTTTAAAATCATGGAATCTGTTCGTAAAGGAAAAGGAATTCCTGATGATTGGCAAAAAGCGATGCGAGATCAAAAAATTCCTGAGTGGTATATTGAATCTTGTTTGAAAATCAAGTATATGTTTCCTAAAGCCCATGCTGCGGCATATGTATTAATGGCCTTACGAGTAGCTTACTATAAAGTACACTTTCCAATCCTTTATTATGCGGCCTATTTCTCTGTACGTGCCGATGATTTTGATTTAGTCGCTATGGCTAAAGGAAAAGAGAGCTTGAAATTAAAAATGAAAGAAATCACGGATAAAGGATTAGATGCTTCCACAAAAGAAAAAAATACACTGACTGTTTTAGAATTGTGTAATGAAATGGTTGAACGTGGATTTGAATTTAAAATGGTGGATCTAGAAAAATCCGATCCGACTAATTTTGTTATTGAAGGCAATTCGCTTATCGCACCATTTAGAGCTGTACCAAGTTTAGGAGCCAATGTGGCTAAACAAATTAAAGAAGCTAGAAATGACAAACCGTTCCTTTCTAAAGAAGATTTAGCTAAAAGAGGAAAAGTTTCTAAAACTGTTATTGAGTTTTTAAATGAAAATGGTGTTTTAAAAGGATTACCAGATGAAAACCAATTATCCTTATTTGATCTCTTTTAA
- the rimP gene encoding ribosome maturation factor RimP: protein MSNVVETITEIVQPIVERNQFELEDIEFIKEGKNWFLRVYIDKPEGIDLEDCALVSEQISEHMDKINPDPIPQAYFLEVSSPGAERPLKKEEDYVNAVGEYIHISLYEPVDGEKIYEGTLKEVNNETLTLTIRIKTRVKDIEFSRKTIAKARRAIQF, encoded by the coding sequence TTGAGTAATGTGGTAGAAACAATAACTGAAATCGTGCAACCTATTGTTGAAAGAAATCAGTTTGAATTAGAAGACATTGAATTTATAAAAGAAGGCAAAAACTGGTTCTTGAGAGTTTACATTGATAAGCCAGAAGGTATTGATTTAGAGGATTGTGCATTGGTTAGCGAACAAATTAGCGAACACATGGATAAAATCAATCCAGATCCAATACCACAAGCATACTTCTTAGAGGTTTCATCTCCTGGAGCTGAAAGACCACTAAAAAAAGAAGAAGACTATGTTAATGCAGTAGGGGAATACATCCATATTTCTTTATACGAACCTGTAGATGGTGAAAAAATTTATGAAGGTACATTAAAAGAAGTAAACAATGAAACGTTGACATTGACTATTCGCATTAAAACTAGAGTGAAAGATATCGAATTCAGTCGAAAAACAATTGCGAAAGCTAGAAGAGCAATTCAATTTTAA
- a CDS encoding proline--tRNA ligase — protein sequence MKQSKLFIPTLRDVPNEAEVLSHKMLLRAGYIRQLSSGVYSYLPLATRVLEKLKNIMREEFEKINAVEMLMPSLLPRELWEESGRYETYGEDLMKLKDRHGRDYLLGPTHEEAFTTLIRDEISSYKRLPLSLYQIQTKFRDEKRPRSGLLRGREFIMKDAYSFHDSFESLDATYQDFEKAYTRIFERCGLDFRSIIGDAGAMGGSNSKEFMALSDIGEDTIVYSDSSDYSANLEMATSFHMHKKSLENEKALEKVETPTSKTIAEVSEFLQVAPEKIMKSLLFIADEKPVLVIIRGDHEVNDVKLKNYLDVAFLQLATDEETVNYLGVNAGSIGPVGISEDVRVLADVYVQDMVNAVAGANENGYHYLNVNLNRDSSIEDYVDLRFVQEGELSPDGQGVLKFTKGIEIGHIFKLGTRYSESMNATVLDNNGRSIPVVMGCYGIGVSRLLSAITEQQSSEEGLNWPRHLAPYELHLIPVNMKADDQVSLSNELYTSLQSAGFSVLLDDRNERVGVKFKDSDLIGMPIRITVGKKAQENIVELKLRKTGEALEVRTEELIDTLNILLSSI from the coding sequence ATGAAACAATCAAAATTATTTATTCCAACTTTAAGAGATGTACCCAATGAGGCAGAAGTTCTTAGCCATAAAATGTTGTTAAGGGCTGGATACATCAGACAACTATCAAGTGGTGTTTATAGCTACCTGCCATTGGCAACACGTGTATTAGAGAAATTGAAAAATATTATGCGTGAAGAATTTGAAAAAATCAATGCAGTTGAAATGTTGATGCCTTCATTATTGCCACGTGAATTATGGGAAGAATCTGGGCGTTATGAAACATATGGCGAAGACTTGATGAAATTAAAGGACCGTCATGGACGTGACTACCTTTTAGGACCTACTCATGAAGAAGCTTTTACAACTTTGATACGTGATGAAATTTCTTCATATAAACGGTTACCACTTTCTTTGTATCAAATTCAAACAAAGTTCCGTGATGAGAAACGTCCTCGTTCTGGTTTACTAAGAGGAAGAGAATTTATTATGAAAGATGCTTACTCTTTTCATGACAGTTTCGAGAGCTTAGATGCAACCTATCAAGACTTTGAAAAAGCTTATACAAGAATCTTTGAACGTTGCGGTCTGGATTTTAGAAGTATTATTGGTGACGCTGGTGCAATGGGAGGCAGCAATTCGAAAGAATTTATGGCTTTATCGGATATCGGCGAAGACACAATCGTTTATTCAGATTCAAGTGACTATTCTGCAAACTTAGAAATGGCTACAAGTTTCCATATGCATAAAAAATCGCTTGAGAATGAAAAAGCTTTAGAAAAAGTTGAAACACCAACTAGCAAAACGATTGCTGAGGTTTCTGAATTCTTGCAAGTAGCACCAGAAAAAATTATGAAGAGTCTATTATTCATTGCAGATGAAAAGCCTGTTTTAGTCATCATCCGTGGCGATCATGAAGTAAATGATGTTAAATTAAAAAACTATCTTGATGTTGCCTTTTTACAGTTAGCAACCGATGAAGAAACAGTTAACTATCTTGGTGTAAACGCTGGTTCGATTGGCCCAGTTGGCATTAGTGAAGATGTAAGAGTCCTTGCAGATGTGTATGTCCAAGACATGGTCAATGCTGTTGCTGGAGCGAATGAAAATGGCTATCATTATTTGAATGTTAATTTAAATCGTGATTCATCGATTGAAGACTACGTTGATTTACGCTTTGTTCAAGAAGGAGAATTATCGCCTGATGGACAAGGAGTATTGAAATTCACTAAAGGAATCGAAATAGGTCATATCTTTAAATTGGGTACTCGTTATTCAGAATCAATGAATGCTACGGTTTTAGATAATAATGGACGTTCTATACCAGTAGTGATGGGTTGTTACGGAATTGGTGTTAGTCGCTTACTTTCTGCTATTACCGAGCAACAATCGAGTGAGGAAGGTTTGAACTGGCCTAGACACTTAGCACCATATGAATTACATTTGATTCCTGTTAATATGAAAGCTGATGATCAAGTTAGCTTATCAAATGAGCTATACACGTCATTACAAAGTGCTGGTTTTTCAGTTTTATTAGACGACCGTAATGAACGTGTCGGTGTAAAATTCAAAGATTCAGATTTAATCGGAATGCCTATCCGAATTACAGTAGGTAAAAAAGCTCAAGAAAACATTGTTGAATTGAAACTTAGAAAAACTGGAGAAGCTTTAGAAGTACGTACCGAAGAACTAATCGATACATTAAACATTCTCCTAAGTTCTATTTAA
- the nusA gene encoding transcription termination factor NusA, whose product MSKEMLNALEALEQEKGISKEFVIEALEVALVSAYKRNYGQAQNVEVEFDLKKGNIHVYSVKEVVDVVYDSRLEVGIEEALELNKAYELGDKIRFEVTPKDFGRIAAQTAKQVIMQRVREAERNIIYNEFIAYENDIMQGIVERQDHRYIYVNLGKIEAVLSKQEQIPNEVYKPHDRIKVYVTKVENTSKGPQIFVSRSHPDLLKRLFEQEVPEIYDGVVEIVSIAREAGDRAKVAVRSREEHIDPVGTCVGPKGQRVQAIVNELKGENMDIVEWDADPATYIGNALNPAQVVSVTFNESNGSCLVVVPDYQLSLAIGKRGQNARLAAKLTGYKIDIKSETDMEAINLAKEETGLEKDIKYAEVIETIESQEQEMNEEEIIESIEDLDSEFDEITIADDIGEGNLDAESAEELIELAEERDNVED is encoded by the coding sequence ATGAGCAAAGAAATGTTAAATGCTCTTGAGGCTTTGGAACAAGAAAAAGGAATTTCAAAAGAATTCGTTATCGAAGCTTTAGAAGTTGCTTTAGTTTCAGCGTACAAAAGAAACTATGGTCAAGCACAAAATGTTGAAGTTGAATTTGATTTAAAAAAAGGGAATATCCATGTTTACTCTGTTAAAGAAGTGGTAGATGTTGTTTATGATTCTCGTCTTGAAGTAGGCATAGAAGAAGCTTTAGAATTAAACAAAGCGTATGAATTAGGCGACAAAATTCGTTTTGAAGTAACCCCTAAAGATTTTGGAAGAATTGCTGCTCAAACAGCTAAACAAGTTATCATGCAACGTGTAAGAGAAGCGGAAAGAAACATAATCTACAATGAATTCATTGCATATGAAAATGATATTATGCAAGGAATTGTTGAAAGACAAGATCACCGCTACATCTACGTTAATTTAGGTAAAATTGAAGCTGTTTTATCTAAACAAGAACAAATTCCTAATGAAGTATACAAACCTCATGATCGTATCAAAGTTTACGTAACAAAAGTTGAAAACACATCAAAAGGACCACAAATTTTTGTTAGTCGTAGCCATCCTGATTTATTGAAACGTTTATTCGAACAAGAAGTTCCTGAGATCTATGATGGAGTGGTCGAAATCGTTTCAATCGCTAGAGAAGCGGGTGACCGTGCTAAGGTAGCCGTTCGTTCGAGAGAAGAACACATTGATCCAGTTGGAACATGTGTAGGACCTAAAGGACAACGTGTTCAAGCAATCGTAAATGAGTTAAAAGGCGAAAACATGGATATCGTTGAATGGGATGCAGATCCTGCAACTTATATCGGAAATGCTTTAAATCCTGCTCAAGTTGTCAGTGTGACATTCAATGAGTCTAACGGCAGCTGTTTAGTAGTCGTTCCTGATTACCAACTTTCTCTTGCAATTGGGAAACGCGGACAAAACGCTCGATTAGCGGCTAAATTAACAGGTTATAAAATCGATATCAAATCTGAAACAGACATGGAGGCTATCAATTTGGCTAAAGAAGAAACTGGTTTAGAAAAAGATATTAAATATGCTGAAGTAATTGAAACGATTGAAAGTCAAGAACAAGAAATGAATGAAGAAGAAATTATTGAATCGATTGAAGACCTAGATTCTGAATTTGATGAAATCACAATAGCTGATGACATTGGTGAAGGTAATTTAGATGCTGAGTCTGCAGAAGAATTGATTGAATTAGCTGAAGAACGGGATAACGTGGAAGACTAA